The stretch of DNA AGTTTTAACTGATGCTTCTATAAAAGGAAAAGTGGACGGGTTAATCGGATTGAAAGAAAATGTAATTTTAGGTAAACTTATTCCTGCCGGAACAGGTATGAAAGTCTATAAATCCATTGAAATTGATTATGAAACAATGGAGGAAGAAGAAAGACTTGCAAGAGAAGAAACTGTTGAACATAATGAATCTGAAGAAACTAAAGAATATGATGAATCAAATGAAGTAGAAGAAAAAGAAAGTGAAACTGAAACTGAAGAAGTTGAAAAAGTAGAGGAATAGTATTTAGAGTCGGAAAATTTTTCCGACTCTTTCTGTAAAGTGAGGCGTAAAATGAAAAAAGCTTTAATTTTAACGGCATCTTTCGGTGGTGGGCATAATAAAGCTGCTAATAATATTAGAGAAAAGCTTGAACTAAGAGGTTTCGATGTAGAAGAAATAGATTTATTAAAAGAAATTTCTGAAAAATTAGACAGTTTGCTTGTTGGAGGATATTTGGGAATTGTAACTAAGACTCCTGAAATTTATGGACTGATATATAAAGGAACAAATTTAACTCAATCACAAAATGTCCTTTCAAAACCGATTTTAAATATTTTGAGCAATAAGATATTACCTATTTTGGAAGAAAAAAGACCTAATGTAGTCATAGGGACTCATGTTTTTGCAATTGGAATTATGGAACATATAAAGCAAAAAAAATATTATAATGTTCCCTTTATTTCAGTGATTACAGATTATATAACACATAAGATGTATTTTAGCGATTATGTAGATTATTATATAGTGGCAAGTGAATTTACAAAAAGCAGAATGATTGACGACGGGATAAAACAAGATAGGATTTGTGCTTTTGGAATACCTATAAGTGATAGCTTTAAGGAAAGACATTATGAAAAAAAAGACGGATTTAATATTTTAACGATATTTGGAACTTTAGGAATGAATGATTTTTCTGAATATATTATGCCGATATTGGATATTGCAAATGACATCAAACTTACTATGGTCTGCGGGAAAAATGAAGAATTAAAAGAAAAACTTGAAAAAAAATATAGTCTGTTTATAGATGAAAATAGACTTGAGATTTTTGGTTATACAAATGAAATTGCAAGACTTATGGAAGAAAATCAAATTTTGATTACAAAGCCCGGAGGACTTACAGTTACTGAGGCAATTGTTAAAAATATTCCACTCATAATTCCATTTTTTATTCCGGGTCACGAAGAAGAAAATAAAAATTTTATAGTTGAGGAAGAAATTGGAGTCTATGCAAACGGCATTGATGCAGTTGTAAAGGAAATAAAAAAATTTTATAAAAATAGAAGAAAAATAGAATATATGGCTTTGAATATGGAAGATATAGCAAAAGGATTTTCAGTAGATAAAATTGTAGAATTAGTTGAAAAAATAAGTTAAATTCATTGACAAAAATGATATGTTATAGTATAATCCACTATGGATAAAGATTTTTAGGAGGTTTTTATATGAAAATTAAAAAATATTTAATTTCTGCTATGGCTATATTTTTAATGGGATCAATGGTTGCTTGTCAATCAAAACCGGCTGAAAATAAAAAAGCAGAAGAAAAAAAGGAAGAAAAGAAAGAAGAACCTAAGATGGAAAAGGCTTCTGACGAAGAAAAAAATTCAACTATAAAATCATTGGAAGCTCAAAAAGCTATTGAATTGGAAATTCCTAATTTAAAGGATGCAGACAAAGAAAGTATTGAAAAAAAATATGCTAATTTAATTGCTCAAGTTAAAGAAGATAAGATTGATAAAGCTGAAGTTATTAAATTAGGTAAAGCCGCTGAAAATTATATTAAAAATGTAAAAGAATCAAGAGGCGAAAAAACTGAAGAAAAAAAATAAGATGATATTTTTAATGAGAGTTTATTAACTCTCATTTTTTTATTGGGAATAACAAGGTTGTGGGTGTCAATCTGTTGTGAAGAATCATAGAAGAGATTGGACACGTTGCTAAGCAACCTGCTTATTGATATAGTATAAAAGTTAGCTTCAAATAAGAACCCCACCCTTCCACGATGCTTCGCATCGGGTGGGTTTTCGGGAACCTTGTTGTTTTACAATAAAAAATGAGATAAGTACTTATCTCATTTTATCAAATATTTCAATTATATAATTATTTACAAGTTCCTTTGCGACAGAAGCATCTATACTTCCACTATAAACTTTTAATAGCATACTTTCAAATACACAAATTACTAAATTGTCAATAATCTCCGCTCTTTCTTTTGAAACTATATTTTCTTCAATGCAATCTTTCATTAAATAGAAACTTCTTGTTTTTATAGATTTGGATAAAAGCATTTCTCTAACTGCCTTAGGATATTTTTTTACATCCAAAGGAAAGTAACTATAATAACTTTCAACATATTGTTCCAAATTTTGTCTTAAGTTTGAAAAGAAAATCGTATAATAGATTTCTGGTCTTCTAAAGGCACAATCTGTGTAACATTGCCAAACTAGTAAATATATATCTCTAGAGTCATATGCGGATTTCACATAACTTGGAAGTTCATCTATATATTCTTGTAAATAATGCATAGATGCAAAAAATAATAAATGTTCTAAGTTGTCAAAATAATTATAAATAGTTGCACTGTTATATCCGGCTATATCGGCGACTTTTCTTATTGTAACACTTTTGTAGCCGTCTCTTTCTATTATATCTACTGTGGCATCAACAAAATATTTTACCATTCGAGATTTTTGTATCATTTTTTTATCTAAAGCATTCATATTATCTCTCTCCTATACACCGTATTATTCTAACATAAATTTAAGATAATATCAATTAGTATATAGAAAAAGTAATATATTAATAATAAATAACTTTGTAAAATCATATTAAAATATATTTTTTGAATTGTTATATATTGTTTAAAGCAATGCAATTAAAAAAATTTTGACAATCTAATATCGGTTTAAAATAAAATAATAGAAAAATAAAATAACTTTTTTTATAAAAATCTATTGCAAACGGTTAAAATTTATGATATATTTATTACAGATTAAAAAATAATCACGATTATATAATAAATATAATTAAAAATATTTGTTATGATTAGGAATAAATGTCTGAAATTTCTGCAGAATTATTATATTTTAAAGGATAGAAAAAAGAAAAAGGAGGAAAAAATGAACAAAAAAAGTAATACCGTGTTTTATGCTTCGATAGCATTAACATTAGCAATCGTTTTTTGGGGCTTTTTAAGTCCGTCATCTTTTGAAACTGCTGGTAATGCATCTTTTAAATTTTTATCTACAAATTTTAACTGGTTTTACACTTTTACTATGACTTCATTCATTGTTTTTGCAATTTGGATTGGATTCTTCAGTAAGTATAAAAACATAAAGTTAGGTGGAGATGATTCAAAACCGGAATTTTCAAATGCATCTTGGTTTGCAATGTTATTTTCTGCTGGTATGGGAATTGGATTAGTATTCTTTGGAATATCTGAACCCTTAAGTCATTATTTAAATCCAATAAATGGGAAAGGAATGACAGAAGAAGCAGCTAAGTTTGCAATTACAAAATCATTTTTACACTGGGGACTTCATCCTTGGGCGAATTATTGTATATTAGGGCTAGGACTTGCTTATATGCAATTTAGAAAAGGAAAACCAGGTTTAATAAGTAGTATATTTATTCCTATATTAGGGGAAAAAGGAGTTAGAGGTCCATTAGGGAAAATAATTGATATTTTGGCTGTATTTGCTACTGCTGCAGGAATGGCAACTTCTTTAGGACTTGGAACTCAACAAATCAACAGTGGATTGAATTATATGTTCAAAGTTCCCGAAACTCCTATTGTTCAGATAATTTTAGTTATTTCAATTACTTTAATTTATACTTGGACAGCTATTTCAGGTGTTGAAAAAGGAATTAAAGCTGTTTCGGATTTGAATTTAATTTTGGTTGTAGTTTTGTTAGTTGGATCGTTTCTATTTGGACCAACCGTTAAGATACTAAGAACTTTTGTTGAGGGAACGGGACTTTACATTCAAAATTTTATTCAAAATTCATTGGAAGTTGGTGCTTTTGGAGAAAATTCATGGTTTGGTGACTGGACAGTGTTTTATTGGGCTTGGTGGATAGCTTGGGCCCCATTTACAGGTATTTTCATTGCAAGAATTTCTAAAGGAAGAACTATAAAAGAGTTTATTGCAGGAGTTATGTTGGTTCCTACAATAGTTTCATTTATTTGGTTTTCAATTTTTGCAGGAATTGACTTTTCTACTGCTGGAAAAGTTTTACTTGAAGCAAGTAAAAGCTCAGCAACTGCATTCTTTATAGTAATGAGTGAAATTCCTTTTGGAGCTATTCTATCATTTGTTGCTATAATCCTTTTGTTCACATTCTTTATAACGTCTGCAAATTCTGCAACTTTTGTTTTAGGGATGTTATCGCAAGAAGGAGATTTGAATCCTACAAATACAAAGAAAACAATTTGGGGAGTTGTTCAGTCAGCTCTTGCATTATCACTTATGATAGGTTCAACAAATGGGTTAAAAATGTTACAAACTATCTCAATTATAGCTGCATTTCCGTTTGCATTTATAATGTTGTTAAGTATGTATTCCCTTGTGAAAGCATTGAAAACAGATGAGTTTGTAATAGATAATAAAATTTAGTAATTAAAAATAAGGAGGTTTTCTATGAAATTAGAAATAGGTAATTTTCATGTTAAAGATGTTGTTTTTGGAGATAAAACTTTCTTTGAAAACGGAATTTTAACAATTAACAAAAAAGAGGCTTGTGAATTTATTTTACAAGACGAACATATCACAGAAGTTGATATAGAAATCGCAAAACCGGGAGAAGATGTTAGAATTGTTCCTATAAAAGAAGCAGTTGAACCTCGTGTTAGAGTTGATGGAAGAACTTTATTTCCTGGCGTAACAGGAGATGTAGTTCCTTGTGGAGAAGGTAAACTTCATGCTCTCAAGGGCGTAAGCGTTCTTGGTGTAGGTATGCACTGGGGAAGTTTTGGAGATGGATTGATTGATATGTGTGGAGAAGGACAAAAATACACTATATTTGGACAGTTAATTAACATTTGTATTGTTGCAGATACTGATGAAGAATTTGAAAGACATGAACAACAAAAGAAAAATCATGCAATTAGATGGGCAACTCATAAATTTGCAGAATATTTGGGAAAAACAGTAAAAAAATTAAATCCTGAAGAAACAGAAGTTTTTGAATTTGATCCGGTTCTGAATAGAAGCGAAAAAATAAACAGTTTGCCTAAAGTGGTTTTGGTAATGCAACCTCAATCACAAATGGAAGAAATGGGATATAATGATTTAATTTATGGATGGGATATGAATCATTTTGTACCTACATTTATGAATCCATGTGAAGTGCTTGATGGAGCTATAATTTCAGGAAGTTTTATGCCTTGTTCATCAAAATGGTCAACTTATGATTTTCAAAATTTTCCAACAATCAGAGAACTATATAAAGAACACGGAAAAACAATTAACTTTGTAGGAGTTATAATGTCTAACTTAAATGTTGCTTTAGATCAAAAAGAAAGATCAGCAATTATAATGTCTAATATAGCAAAATATTTGGGAGCTGAAGCTGCAATAGTTACAGAAGAAGGATATGGTAATCCTGATACTGACTATATTAGATGTATAGTAGCTTTAGAAGATATTGGAGTTAAAACTGTAGGTATCAGTAATGAATGTACAGGTCGTGATGGAGCATCTCAACCACTTGTAGTTTTGGATGAAAAAGCTAATGCATTAGTTTCTTCAGGAAATGTTTCTGAATTAATTAAGTTGCCACCAAGAAAGAAAGTTATTGGAGAACTTGAAGCTCTTGCGAGAGATGGATTATCAGGAGGATGGCCTTTTGATGAAATTCTAGGTTCATCAGTAAAAGAAGATGGTTCTATAATTATGGAAAATAATGCAATGTTCTGTGGAGATGCTATTGCAGGATGGTCTGTAAAAACTATGAAAGAATTTTAAGGGGTGTTAATATGAAAAAAGCTGTTCATTATATAAATCAATTCTTCGCCGGTATTGGTGGAGAAGATAAGGCTGATTACAAACCAGAATTAAAAGAGGGAAAAATTGGTCCCGGTATTGCACTACAATCAAAATTAGATGCTGAAATAACTCATACAGTTGTTTGTGGAGATAACTACATGGGTTCTAATACTCAAGATGCTATCAATGAAATTTTAGGAATGTTGGAAAAAATTGAGTTTGATGTATTTATAGCAGGACCTGCATTTCAAGCTGGACGTTATGGTGTTGCTTGTGGTAACATCTGTGAAGCAGTAAAAGAAAAATTTAATGTTCCTGTTGTAACTTCAATGCATGTTGAAAATCCAGGTGTAGAAATGTTTAAGCTTAAGATGCCGATTTTTGAAGGTGGAAACTCAGCAGCTTTTGTTAAAAAAGATACAGAAAAAATGGCTCTTTATGTAAATAAAATATTGTCAGGAGAAGAAACAAAAGGTGCAAAAGTTGAAGGATATTTTGAAAGAGGAATTAGACATCAAGTTTGGTTGGAAGAACCTGTTTCAGCAGCAAGACGTGGAGTTGATATGCTTCTTAAGAAGATTGCAGGAGAAGAATATATTACAGAACTTCCAATTCCTAAAAAGGATTTAGTGCCAATAGCAAGTCCTGTAAAAGATTTGAAAAAAGCTAAAATTGCTGTATTAACTACAGGGGGAATAGTTCCAGTTGATAATCCTGACAGAATTCAATCTGCATCAGCAACAAGATGGGGACGTTATGACTGTTCATCAATGGATAGATTAAAAAGCGGAGAATTTAAAACTATTCATGCAGGGTTTGACCCTGCAGCGGCAGATGCTGATCCTAATGTAATTGTTCCTTGGGATGTATTGGTTGAACTTAAAAACGAAGGTGTTTTTGGTGAGTTACACGAATATTTTTATTCAACAGTGGGAACTGGAACTACACAAGCTGAAGCGAAGAGAATGGGTCATGAAATGCTAGATAAACTTCAAGAAGCAGGAGTTGATGCATGTATTATGGTTTCTACTTGAGGTACTTGTACACGTTGCGGAGCAACGATAGTAAAAGAAATTGAAAAGTCAGGAATTCCAATTGTACAAATGTGTAATTTGGTTCCAGTTGCTATTACAGTAGGAACAAATAGAATTGTTCCAACAATATCAATTCCTTATCCACTAGGAGATCCTAGTACAAGTAAAGAAGAACAATATAAGTTACGTTACTCAAGAACAAAATTAGCTTTAGAAGCATTAACCACTGATATTAAAGAACAAACTGTATTTAAAATTTAAGTAGTATGATAAAGAATAGATTTAAGATTTAATATTTTTAGAAGAAATCTTTATAAAATAAATAATTTATATTATAAAGGGTATACAATAAGTACGTTTACTTCTTAAGTAATAATTATTTTATTAAATTTAAAATAAAAAGTATAAACACACTAATCACAAATATACTATTATGATGTAAATACCACACTTAAAATTTATAGAAAATAAGCTATGTAAAATTTTTGCATAGCTATTTTTTTATTCAAGAGCTATATTATAGACAAAGATAAGAAACTATTAAATCGTTGAAAAAACTCATTTACTATGATACAATGATTATGTAAAATATTGAAAAATTATTTTGTATAATTGAAATTTATGGAGTATTAGTTATTATGAAAAAATTAAAGAAAAATATTTATCTATTTTCTATATTAATTGTAATTTTCAGTATTTTTACAGTTTATTCAAATGCTAATATGCCAATGATAATTAAGGAAATTACAGATAGCATAACAGCTAAACAATTTGATAAAATTTTTGGATATTTTGTAAAATATGCTCTACTAATAGTCTTAGTATTGTGTTCTGAATTTATTGGTAAATTGTTGAATGCTAAGTATAGAAGATTATTATATATGAAGCTTAGAAATCTTTTTGTAAGAGGAATTTTATTAAAGGGTAAAAAGGGAGAAAATCCTCAAGAGCTTTATTCTATTTATAACAATGAGATAGAATCTGTTGTAGAAGAATACTATTTAACAATACCACATATTATATTTCAAGCAGTATCTATTATTTGGTATATGTATTTGCTATTTTCATTGAATATTATTGCATCATTTATTATTCTAGGAACAAATATTATATCAATTCTAATTCCTTATTTTTTTGAGATAGATATGCAAAGAATAAGGGAAAAGAGTATTTTAGGACTAAGACGATTAAATACGGCTTTTTATGATATTGTTGAGGGAATAGGCACTATAAAAAGATATTCCGTAGAAAAAAATATAAATAATAAAATGGAATCTATTTCATCAGATGAACAAAAATATGCTTATAGATATAGCATAAAAAATGCAGCTCTAGAAATTAGTATGGGAGCCATTTCATTTATATCACAGTTTCTAATTTATTATGTTGTTATCAGTTCAATTATCAGTGGAAAAGAAACTATCGGAGCTTTTATAGCAATTTTGCAATTATCAGAGTTGTTAATTTATCCGATTAATACCATTTCAAGCTATTTGATAACTGTATTTTCTATAAAGAAAGTTAAAAATGATTTATTTAAAACATTATCCAATTGTGAATTTGAAGAAAATAAGCAAGAGAGAGTTGAAAAAATTGAATTTGAAAATGTAAGTTTCTCTTATAATCAAAATAAGTTTATAATAGACAATTTTTCAAATGTTTTTGAAAGTGGAAAAAAGTATCTCATAAGAGGGCAAAACGGCTCCGGTAAGAGTACAATTTTGAAATTATTATTTGGAGAGTTTGAAAATTATAGCGGAAATATAAAGATAAATGGTAAAAATATAAAGAATTATCCTGATATTTCAAAAAATATTGTCTATGTTGAACAAAATTCGTTTCTATTTAATGAAAATATAGTTTCAAATATAACTCTATTTAAAAATATTGAGGATAATTTGATATATGATATTTTAAATAAAGTGAATTTGGATAAAAAACTTATTGAAAATAGAAATGAAAATTTGAATGAATTAAATCTTTCAATTTCAGGTGGTGAAAAACAAAAAATTATAATTGCAAGAGCATTACTTAGAAATAGTAATTTTTTGGTATTTGATGAAGCTATGAGCAATATTGATAAAAATTCAATTTCAATAATTGAAAAAATGATTCTAAATGATAAAAACTTCGGCTTTATTAATATATCTCACAATTATTCAGAAGAAAATGTAAAAATGTATGACTACATTTTAGAATTTACAGGAGAAAAAATTAATATAATAAAAAAGTAATAATTGTAAATAAATACTATATATGGAGGAGTTATTTTATAATGAAAAATTCAAAATTCGATTTGCCTATTAAGTTAAAAAAATCTAGTGTTATTTTTCTATGTATTTTTTCGCTGGGAGTTTATTTTATTTCACTTATTTTTCCTTATATTTTTAAGAGTATTCTTGATAATATAGGGAATATGGACAGTGGAAAATTATATTTATACATATTTGGGATAATTGTATTTGCGGTTTTTGTTCATGGAATTAGCTATTTATGTGATTATCTAAATCAGATATTTTGTAATAAAACTGCTTTAAAATATCAAAAACAAATTGTAAAAAAGATTTCTAAGATAAATACACCGGACTATGAGGGGATGAGCAAGGCTAAGGTGTTGAATCTTTTGAATTATGATATAGCTGTAATTTATACATATATTAATTTAAAAATAGATTTAGTAGTGGATTTTATAAAGATTTTATTGGTAGCTCTTATACTGATAAAAATTAATTACATACTTGCAATAATAACTTTTATATTAATACCGATTTATTATCTTGGAAATTATTTTAATAAAAATCGAATGGAAAAACTTGCAAGTGAAGAGATGAAATTAAATGATAAAATTTTTGAACAAGAAGAAGATGTTGTTTATAAAAAAACAAGTATTGAGTTGTTTAAGGCTTGGGGCTTGTTTTTTAAGAAATTTAATTATATAGCAGAAAAACGTTGGAATATTACAGGTACAAAACATAAATTTTTAATTTTAAATATGGAATTTCCAAAATTTATTTCAACTCTTAGTCCTTTTATAGTGTTAATCTTGGGGGCAAGTTTTGTTCATAGAGGAATTTTTACTATTGGAACATTGATTATGTTTTTACAATATGCTCAAATGATTTATACTCCGATAACGTCCATTGCAAATTTAAAGGCAAATGCAAATTCTTCAGTAGCAAGTTTTGAAAGGATTAGAAACTTTTTAAACTATGAAAATGAAGAAAATAATTATTCAAAACTTTTTGTAAAACAAGAAAATCCTATAGAAATTAAAAATGTCGAAATTACAAATGCAAAAGATGAGTTATTGTTTAAAATAGATGATTTTACAATTTCTAAAAATGGACTTTATATTCTAAAAGGTGATAATGGAACAGGAAAAACTACGCTTTTAAATTTACTTGCAGGAGTTTATTCCGTAAAACAAATTAAGGAAAAAGGTGGATATTTTAGAATATCGGAGGATAAAAAAGACGATATTTCCTACTTATATAATCCTGCAATGTTGTTTAACGGAACTGTTAGAGAAAATATAGTTTTAACTGAGATAGAAAGAGAAGAACAAATTTCAAAGATGCAAAATCTTTTGAAAAGATTTAATGCAAAAGATGAAAATTATGAAGTTAAAACAAATCCTGCAAATCTTTCACTTGGAGAACAGCAAAAACTATTTTTGATAAGGACATTTATGCAAGAAAAGAGTATTGTTTTACTTGACGAGCCGTCAGCAAATTTAGATGTTGAATCAAAAGCTATTTTAAGAGATTTTCTAGAAGAAGAAAAGAGAAAAAGCATAATGATTTTAATAGCTCACGATTTGCTTTATGAAGAAATTGCTGATGAAATTTATACTATAAATAATAAAAATTTAGAACTTTCTAAATAAAGATAAAAGAATCTCATTCCCGATACTTATGTGTCGGGTTGTTTTATAGCAGATTTTTTAGGGAAAAAAATTTACAATATGTGTATATATGTGATATAATATAAGTAGTTTTGCGCCTTATGGCAAAGCTACTTATATTTCATCATAACTACCATAAAAAAGTTATCGTAAAGGAGTTATGATTTAATTATTAGCTTTACACTTGTTGATAAAGCTACATATTATAAATAAAAATAAATTGTTAAGATAAATTAAAGTTAATTGTTATTAAAAAAGGAGAGATATACTTTGTTTGATAAATTAGAACTATTAGTTGAAAAATTCGAGGAGCTTGAAAAGAAAATTATAGATCCTGAAATTATGAAAGATATGAATGTTTGGCAAAAACTTGCTAAAGAACATGGCGATATGAAGCCTATTGTTGAAAAATATAGAGAGTATTCAAAACATAAAAAAGAACTTGAAGAAAATAAAGAGATGTTAAAGGAAAGCTTGGACGATGAAATGAAAGAACTTGTTAAGGAAGAAATTTCAGAGCTTGAAGATAGTATTGAAAAGGAAGAACAAGATCTTAAAATTTTGTTATTGCCAAAAGACCCTAATGATGAAAAGAATGTATTTATGGAAGTAAGAGCTGGTACAGGTGGAGATGAAGCGGGACTTTTCGCAGAAGATCTTCTTAGAATGTATAGAATGTTCGCAGATAAACAAAAATGGAAAACAGAAATAATGAGTATTTCTGAACAAGGAGTTGGAGGAATTAAAGAAGTTGTTTTCTTAGTTAAAGGTCATGGGGCATATTCAAAATTGAAATATGAAAGTGGCGTTCATAGAGTTCAACGTGTTCCTGCTACAGAATCAAGCGGAAGAATTCATACTTCTGCTGCAACTGTTGCAGTTTTACCAGAAGTTGAAGATGTTGATGTTGTAATAAATCAAAATGACCTTAGAATTGATGTTTATAGAGCTAGTGGTAATGGTGGACAATGTGTAAATACAACTGACTCTGCTGTAAGAATTACTCATATTCCTACAGGAGTTGTTGTTACTTGTCAAGATGAAAAATCACAACTTAAAAATAAAGAAAAGGCAATGAAAATTTTGAAATCAAGACTTTATGAAAAGTATCAAGAAGAACAAAATAAGGATATTGCTGATGCAAGAAAATCGCAAATAGGGTCAGGCGATAGATCTGAAAGAATAAGAACTTATAATTTCCCACAAGGAAGAGTTACAGACCATAGAATAAATATGACTATTTATCAATTGGATAGTTTCTTAAATGGAGACATTTCAGAGATGATAGATGCGCTGATTACAAGTGATCAAGCTAAGAAGATGTTGGCAATTGCGGAGTAGATTATGAATCGCAATTTGCAAAATAAATTAACTAAATTCGGTATTTATCTTGTATTGTATACATTTGGAATATTTGTATTTTTTAATTTCGTTTTTGCTAAAAAAGAAACCAAAATTGCAGGTAATACAGTAAAAGAGGTTGAAACTAAATCAAAGACTTTAAATGCTAACGGAATAGATGTAAGTAAACTTTCTACAAAAGTTAATACAGGTAAAAAGGCAAATATTTTGACTGAAAAAACCGTTCTTGAAGGGCTTAAAAATAGTGAGGATTCAGATATTCAAGAAATATTAAAAAGTAAAGATAAATTAAGCTATAGCTATTTGGCTTTGCTTTATAGGAATCCTTCTGCAAAACTTTTTGTTAAAGACAAGCTTGAGAATAGAACAGTTGATAATTTTACCGGAGAAAGTGTTGATTTTAAAAGAGATATTCCATATTATTTGCAATGGGACAGACGTTGGGGACAAAACAAATATACTGATGATAATATAGCCATAAATGGTTGTGGTCCAACTTCAATGGCTATGGTTATTTCCGGACTTTT from Parvimonas micra encodes:
- a CDS encoding ABC transporter ATP-binding protein — its product is MKKLKKNIYLFSILIVIFSIFTVYSNANMPMIIKEITDSITAKQFDKIFGYFVKYALLIVLVLCSEFIGKLLNAKYRRLLYMKLRNLFVRGILLKGKKGENPQELYSIYNNEIESVVEEYYLTIPHIIFQAVSIIWYMYLLFSLNIIASFIILGTNIISILIPYFFEIDMQRIREKSILGLRRLNTAFYDIVEGIGTIKRYSVEKNINNKMESISSDEQKYAYRYSIKNAALEISMGAISFISQFLIYYVVISSIISGKETIGAFIAILQLSELLIYPINTISSYLITVFSIKKVKNDLFKTLSNCEFEENKQERVEKIEFENVSFSYNQNKFIIDNFSNVFESGKKYLIRGQNGSGKSTILKLLFGEFENYSGNIKINGKNIKNYPDISKNIVYVEQNSFLFNENIVSNITLFKNIEDNLIYDILNKVNLDKKLIENRNENLNELNLSISGGEKQKIIIARALLRNSNFLVFDEAMSNIDKNSISIIEKMILNDKNFGFINISHNYSEENVKMYDYILEFTGEKINIIKK
- a CDS encoding TetR/AcrR family transcriptional regulator encodes the protein MNALDKKMIQKSRMVKYFVDATVDIIERDGYKSVTIRKVADIAGYNSATIYNYFDNLEHLLFFASMHYLQEYIDELPSYVKSAYDSRDIYLLVWQCYTDCAFRRPEIYYTIFFSNLRQNLEQYVESYYSYFPLDVKKYPKAVREMLLSKSIKTRSFYLMKDCIEENIVSKERAEIIDNLVICVFESMLLKVYSGSIDASVAKELVNNYIIEIFDKMR
- a CDS encoding MGDG synthase family glycosyltransferase, translating into MKKALILTASFGGGHNKAANNIREKLELRGFDVEEIDLLKEISEKLDSLLVGGYLGIVTKTPEIYGLIYKGTNLTQSQNVLSKPILNILSNKILPILEEKRPNVVIGTHVFAIGIMEHIKQKKYYNVPFISVITDYITHKMYFSDYVDYYIVASEFTKSRMIDDGIKQDRICAFGIPISDSFKERHYEKKDGFNILTIFGTLGMNDFSEYIMPILDIANDIKLTMVCGKNEELKEKLEKKYSLFIDENRLEIFGYTNEIARLMEENQILITKPGGLTVTEAIVKNIPLIIPFFIPGHEEENKNFIVEEEIGVYANGIDAVVKEIKKFYKNRRKIEYMALNMEDIAKGFSVDKIVELVEKIS
- the grdH gene encoding betaine reductase selenoprotein B — protein: MKKAVHYINQFFAGIGGEDKADYKPELKEGKIGPGIALQSKLDAEITHTVVCGDNYMGSNTQDAINEILGMLEKIEFDVFIAGPAFQAGRYGVACGNICEAVKEKFNVPVVTSMHVENPGVEMFKLKMPIFEGGNSAAFVKKDTEKMALYVNKILSGEETKGAKVEGYFERGIRHQVWLEEPVSAARRGVDMLLKKIAGEEYITELPIPKKDLVPIASPVKDLKKAKIAVLTTGGIVPVDNPDRIQSASATRWGRYDCSSMDRLKSGEFKTIHAGFDPAAADADPNVIVPWDVLVELKNEGVFGELHEYFYSTVGTGTTQAEAKRMGHEMLDKLQEAGVDACIMVSTUGTCTRCGATIVKEIEKSGIPIVQMCNLVPVAITVGTNRIVPTISIPYPLGDPSTSKEEQYKLRYSRTKLALEALTTDIKEQTVFKI
- a CDS encoding glycine/sarcosine/betaine reductase component B subunit; translation: MKLEIGNFHVKDVVFGDKTFFENGILTINKKEACEFILQDEHITEVDIEIAKPGEDVRIVPIKEAVEPRVRVDGRTLFPGVTGDVVPCGEGKLHALKGVSVLGVGMHWGSFGDGLIDMCGEGQKYTIFGQLINICIVADTDEEFERHEQQKKNHAIRWATHKFAEYLGKTVKKLNPEETEVFEFDPVLNRSEKINSLPKVVLVMQPQSQMEEMGYNDLIYGWDMNHFVPTFMNPCEVLDGAIISGSFMPCSSKWSTYDFQNFPTIRELYKEHGKTINFVGVIMSNLNVALDQKERSAIIMSNIAKYLGAEAAIVTEEGYGNPDTDYIRCIVALEDIGVKTVGISNECTGRDGASQPLVVLDEKANALVSSGNVSELIKLPPRKKVIGELEALARDGLSGGWPFDEILGSSVKEDGSIIMENNAMFCGDAIAGWSVKTMKEF
- a CDS encoding BCCT family transporter, with translation MNKKSNTVFYASIALTLAIVFWGFLSPSSFETAGNASFKFLSTNFNWFYTFTMTSFIVFAIWIGFFSKYKNIKLGGDDSKPEFSNASWFAMLFSAGMGIGLVFFGISEPLSHYLNPINGKGMTEEAAKFAITKSFLHWGLHPWANYCILGLGLAYMQFRKGKPGLISSIFIPILGEKGVRGPLGKIIDILAVFATAAGMATSLGLGTQQINSGLNYMFKVPETPIVQIILVISITLIYTWTAISGVEKGIKAVSDLNLILVVVLLVGSFLFGPTVKILRTFVEGTGLYIQNFIQNSLEVGAFGENSWFGDWTVFYWAWWIAWAPFTGIFIARISKGRTIKEFIAGVMLVPTIVSFIWFSIFAGIDFSTAGKVLLEASKSSATAFFIVMSEIPFGAILSFVAIILLFTFFITSANSATFVLGMLSQEGDLNPTNTKKTIWGVVQSALALSLMIGSTNGLKMLQTISIIAAFPFAFIMLLSMYSLVKALKTDEFVIDNKI